In Marasmius oreades isolate 03SP1 chromosome 3, whole genome shotgun sequence, a single window of DNA contains:
- a CDS encoding uncharacterized protein (BUSCO:EOG092654VM): MLPIRSSSVSLDGIPTSPVEVEVQVEVEVHRDGDDIRAEGEGEPEIETPSHAAHRPSSGLGCRRVVARSFRQFLSNPMSVPRGEYDPRRVCLHPFPNLDLGKHRRTLGVYVAGGLFALAFWVFLDAAILSAHAKVPWGDDPPVHVTFIDWIPGICSVLGYIVVNMIDKDRVKGEEGFGDPRSVWRARLFLFIGFALMAGGLAGSVTILVLKYMLSDYAEMFKYYGYANVSQNILLMLSAIVLWMAQSVSSEYEYNLTL; encoded by the exons ATGCTACCCATAAGAAGTTCTTCGGTTTCTTTGGATGGAATCCCTACCAGCCCAGTGGAAGTCGAGGTTCAGGTCGAAGTTGAAGTTCATAGGGATGGTGATGACATACGCGctgagggagaaggagaaccTGAAATAGAAACTCCTTCTCACGCTGCGCATCGTCCATCATCTGGACTCGGGTGTCGTCGGGTCGTGGCTCGCAGTTTCCGCCAGTTCCTCAGTAACCCCATGTCTGTACCACGAGGAGAATACGACCCTAGGAGGGTCTGTCTACACCCTTTCCCCAATCTCGACTTGGGAAAACATCGTAGAACGCTTGGTGTTTATGTCGCAGGTGGATTG TTCGCACTAGCCTTTTGGGTGTTCTTGGACGCTGCTATTCTCTCTGCGCATGCCAAAGTACCTTGGGGTGATGATCCTCCAGTACACGTCACCTTCATCGACTGGATTCCAGGGATTTGCTCCGTGCTTGGATATATCGTGGTCAATATGATTGATAAGGATAGGGTGAAGGGAGAAGAAGGATTTGGTGATCCGAGATCTGTTTGGAGAGCGAGATTGTTTTTGTTCATTGGGTTTGCGTTGATGGCTGGTGGGCTGGCTGGTAGTGTG ACGATCCTCGTCTTGAAATACATGTTGAGCGACTATGCCGAGATGTTCAAGTACTACGGTTATGCCAACGTATCCCAGAACATTCTGCTCATGCTTTCTGCTATCGTGCTTTGGATGGCTCAGAGCGTGAGTAGCGAGTACGAGTACAACCTTACCCTGTAA